One genomic region from Phorcysia thermohydrogeniphila encodes:
- a CDS encoding thermonuclease family protein: MKGVVRSITVLLMSIFLTLTSYAEECYKFLYVIDGDTIKILFNGKRTSVRLLGIDTPESRKNRRAYYQARKNHLDVETIVKLGKEARKHLKELLADYEEVCLVYDENNAQTKHRDRYGRILAYVFTPDGEFINKAMLEDGYAYLLTQYPLEPEYEEELREAFKYAVENQRGLWEDSREETPIGEDFTCGEKKYCFQMNSCEEAMFYFKVCGLTRLDGDGDGIPCERLCRY, translated from the coding sequence ATGAAAGGTGTAGTCAGAAGTATCACTGTACTCCTCATGAGCATTTTTCTAACTCTTACTTCTTACGCCGAGGAGTGCTACAAGTTCCTCTACGTTATTGATGGGGACACAATAAAAATACTATTCAACGGAAAGAGAACCTCCGTAAGGCTTTTGGGCATAGACACTCCGGAGAGTAGAAAAAATCGTAGGGCCTACTATCAGGCAAGGAAAAACCACTTAGACGTGGAAACCATAGTCAAGCTTGGAAAGGAAGCGAGAAAACACCTGAAGGAACTCCTTGCAGACTACGAAGAAGTGTGTTTAGTTTACGATGAAAACAACGCCCAAACAAAACACAGGGACCGTTACGGAAGGATTTTAGCCTATGTCTTCACGCCAGATGGAGAATTCATCAATAAAGCAATGTTAGAAGACGGTTATGCCTACTTACTCACTCAATATCCATTAGAGCCGGAGTATGAAGAAGAACTGAGAGAAGCTTTCAAGTACGCCGTAGAAAACCAAAGGGGACTCTGGGAAGATAGTAGAGAAGAGACTCCAATCGGCGAAGATTTTACATGTGGTGAAAAGAAGTATTGTTTTCAGATGAACTCCTGTGAAGAAGCTATGTTCTACTTCAAAGTTTGCGGCTTAACGCGGTTGGATGGAGACGGAGATGGCATCCCCTGCGAAAGGCTATGTAGATATTAG
- a CDS encoding IS5 family transposase has translation MRPKKLHPKRLLKEVNYYMRRRGRPIKSYFKTSKRGRPPKYPDDIILLMLFLQVIWKLSFREVEDFAVNIFGRENVPDFSTYYYRLKHLPSLLLIDFLNFLSSKLLKKYHKRIVALIFDGTGFKYDELYPLKILRGGEIKQVKSHVKTVILSAHLGNGKRFIVSLSCGRSYSSEVKLAQEVLNFVFHSNTVYCYLKGKPVLGDKAYDNEEFISELLLLGLKPYIKVRESFRKRVVSSIRRLCKGLVEGNSLYRKRGMVEGIFGEVKQALGSYERTKDFQIAQLFVIAKFCVFNLWVLALVIRIFQTVSILDLTLRS, from the coding sequence ATGAGACCAAAAAAACTTCATCCCAAAAGACTCTTAAAAGAAGTCAACTACTACATGCGCCGGAGAGGTAGGCCAATAAAAAGTTATTTCAAAACTTCTAAAAGGGGAAGACCTCCAAAGTATCCAGACGACATAATTCTCCTAATGCTCTTCCTACAAGTTATTTGGAAACTCTCATTTAGAGAAGTTGAGGATTTCGCAGTTAATATCTTCGGAAGAGAAAACGTCCCAGATTTTTCTACTTACTACTACAGGCTAAAACATCTACCTTCCTTACTCTTAATAGACTTCCTTAACTTCTTATCTTCCAAACTGCTCAAGAAATATCACAAGAGGATAGTAGCCCTAATATTTGACGGAACAGGGTTTAAGTATGACGAGCTTTATCCGCTGAAGATACTTAGAGGAGGAGAGATAAAGCAGGTAAAGAGTCATGTAAAGACGGTAATTTTGAGTGCTCATCTTGGAAATGGTAAACGGTTCATAGTATCGCTTTCCTGTGGTAGAAGTTACTCCTCAGAAGTGAAACTTGCTCAAGAAGTTCTCAATTTTGTTTTTCACTCAAATACAGTTTACTGCTACCTGAAAGGGAAACCGGTGTTAGGGGATAAAGCTTATGACAACGAAGAATTTATCAGTGAACTGTTGCTTTTAGGTCTTAAACCTTACATCAAGGTTAGGGAGAGTTTTAGGAAGAGGGTAGTATCTTCTATTAGGAGATTGTGTAAAGGTCTTGTGGAGGGGAATAGTCTTTATAGGAAACGAGGGATGGTAGAGGGGATATTTGGGGAGGTTAAGCAGGCGTTAGGGAGCTATGAGAGGACTAAGGACTTTCAGATAGCTCAGTTGTTTGTGATTGCCAAGTTTTGTGTTTTCAATCTCTGGGTTCTTGCTTTGGTCATTCGGATTTTTCAAACAGTCTCCATTCTTGATTTGACACTTCGTTCTTAA
- a CDS encoding ImmA/IrrE family metallo-endopeptidase: protein MGLIERIRKQVDPVEMASRNLKLLMKNLKVERKKISEEAGVPEKFLIAVEKGEFVPFSVYEKIASYFGIYTSDFIGSKIEDSLIGVFFRHKGEEYLSLRDKHFLIRLKEWARVYRASYPVRETEILKKFRQVLKEANKRNVEEIGTRFRKIIGFDDYSLGQIKKWKTWEVKNWLRNIEESIHKAFGIKIIHVSPSAPPSFRSIYFPETEVIFIIDPRNIAINLFQIMHELFHSFRKEFVAEFDIFNGYDGHSEEDFLANQFAASVLIPRELLKKRLQQVSPKDVKELTSIYEEFLGSKEVFRYRLKALGCRNLEELVKEIKPGLRPIYITDKNKLPKEIKQALNKLREEGKITYNRWEELAKTDVLVGC from the coding sequence ATGGGACTCATAGAGAGGATTAGAAAACAGGTAGATCCAGTTGAAATGGCCAGTAGAAACCTTAAACTCCTTATGAAGAACCTCAAAGTTGAGAGGAAAAAAATCTCTGAAGAAGCTGGTGTTCCTGAAAAGTTCTTAATAGCAGTGGAAAAAGGCGAATTTGTTCCCTTCAGCGTTTATGAGAAGATAGCTTCTTACTTTGGTATTTACACTTCAGACTTTATAGGAAGCAAAATAGAGGATTCTCTTATAGGAGTATTCTTTAGACACAAGGGTGAAGAATATTTATCTTTAAGAGATAAACATTTTCTTATACGCCTTAAAGAGTGGGCTCGAGTTTATAGAGCTTCCTATCCTGTTAGAGAAACAGAAATACTTAAAAAATTCAGACAAGTACTTAAGGAGGCTAATAAACGGAACGTAGAGGAAATAGGAACGAGATTTAGGAAAATTATAGGCTTTGACGATTACAGCTTAGGACAGATAAAAAAGTGGAAAACATGGGAAGTGAAAAACTGGTTAAGAAATATAGAAGAGAGTATTCATAAGGCATTTGGAATAAAGATAATCCACGTGTCTCCTTCAGCCCCTCCTTCTTTTAGAAGCATTTACTTCCCAGAAACCGAAGTTATTTTTATAATAGACCCCCGCAATATAGCAATCAATCTATTTCAAATAATGCATGAACTTTTCCATTCCTTCAGAAAGGAATTTGTTGCTGAATTTGACATATTTAATGGTTACGATGGTCACTCTGAAGAAGACTTTCTCGCTAATCAATTCGCTGCTTCAGTATTGATACCAAGGGAGTTGCTTAAAAAAAGGTTACAACAGGTAAGTCCGAAGGATGTTAAGGAGTTAACTTCTATATACGAAGAGTTCTTGGGAAGTAAAGAAGTTTTCAGGTACCGTTTAAAAGCGCTTGGGTGCAGGAATTTAGAAGAGCTCGTAAAAGAAATTAAGCCAGGATTAAGACCTATTTATATTACAGACAAGAACAAATTGCCCAAAGAAATTAAACAAGCTCTTAACAAACTACGAGAGGAAGGAAAAATAACCTATAATAGATGGGAGGAGTTGGCAAAAACCGATGTACTTGTTGGTTGTTGA
- a CDS encoding argininosuccinate synthase, translating into MGKRVVLAYSGGLDTSVIVRWLTDRGFEVITYTADVGQGEELGEIEEKAKRSGAVEAVIDDVKEEFAREYCLPLMRAGALYEGKYPLLSALSRPLIAKKLVEIAHEVGADYVAHGSTGKGNDQVRFEASVWALDPDIEVLAPVREWEFKSREEEIEYAKKHGIPVVATKEKPYSYDRNLWGVAIEAGPLEDPYAEPPEDAFVLTKNPLEAPDEPEYVEIEFEEGTPVAINGKRYEELWKLIWDLNEIAGKHGYGRVDMVENRLVGIKSREVYESPAGLLLIRAYDELESIVLDRFTYHYKQSHVKHPYAKLVYEALWFTPLREALDAFNNQIAPLVTGTVRFKLFKGNAQVVGRKSPNSLYVEDLATYSPKDAFDHKAGAAFTKVWSLPLKVMGRVRKERRK; encoded by the coding sequence GTGGGTAAGAGAGTGGTTCTTGCTTATTCAGGAGGTCTTGATACCTCCGTTATAGTAAGGTGGCTGACAGACAGGGGATTTGAGGTTATAACCTACACGGCAGACGTTGGTCAGGGTGAAGAGCTGGGAGAGATAGAGGAAAAGGCTAAAAGATCAGGAGCAGTTGAGGCCGTAATTGACGACGTTAAGGAGGAGTTTGCAAGGGAGTACTGCCTTCCACTAATGAGAGCTGGAGCCCTCTACGAGGGCAAGTACCCTCTCCTTTCAGCTCTATCAAGACCTTTAATAGCTAAAAAGCTCGTAGAGATTGCCCACGAGGTTGGAGCAGACTACGTTGCCCACGGCTCAACAGGTAAGGGTAACGACCAAGTTAGGTTTGAGGCTTCTGTCTGGGCCCTTGACCCGGACATTGAAGTTCTTGCCCCTGTGAGGGAATGGGAGTTTAAGTCAAGGGAAGAGGAGATAGAGTACGCCAAAAAGCACGGTATTCCCGTCGTTGCGACAAAAGAAAAGCCCTACTCCTACGACAGGAATCTCTGGGGAGTTGCCATAGAGGCAGGTCCCCTTGAGGATCCTTACGCAGAGCCTCCTGAGGACGCTTTCGTTCTAACCAAGAACCCACTTGAAGCTCCCGACGAGCCTGAGTACGTTGAGATAGAGTTTGAAGAGGGAACTCCTGTTGCCATAAACGGGAAGAGGTATGAAGAGCTCTGGAAGTTAATCTGGGACTTAAACGAGATAGCAGGAAAGCACGGCTACGGCCGTGTTGATATGGTTGAGAACAGGCTTGTCGGCATAAAGTCAAGGGAGGTTTACGAGTCCCCTGCGGGACTTCTCCTCATAAGGGCTTACGATGAGCTTGAGAGCATAGTCCTTGACAGGTTCACCTACCACTACAAGCAGAGCCACGTTAAACATCCATACGCTAAGCTCGTCTATGAGGCCCTCTGGTTTACTCCGTTAAGGGAAGCCCTTGATGCCTTTAACAATCAGATAGCTCCCCTTGTTACCGGAACTGTCAGGTTTAAGCTCTTTAAAGGAAACGCTCAGGTAGTTGGAAGGAAGTCTCCCAACTCCCTCTACGTTGAGGACCTTGCAACCTATAGCCCGAAGGATGCCTTTGACCATAAGGCAGGTGCAGCCTTTACAAAGGTTTGGAGCCTGCCTCTTAAAGTAATGGGAAGAGTAAGAAAAGAAAGGAGGAAATAG
- a CDS encoding tetratricopeptide repeat protein, which translates to MRKSTALALIVLTLSSCAPFSGGGQGQTKTAPVPQQPPPQASKPSPKEKAEGYYQIGISYLRLGEIPLALNYLFKAKKLSPRDPKIYNAIGVAFLKRGDLSKAEENFLKAIKLKKDFSESYLNLGIVYEERGNYQKAREYYNKALSNPLYLTPEVAYYRLALLDLKEGRRKEAKKNLVRALRNNPDYIPAYLELAKLLTDEGNTERAKEIYFRLIGLYPKLQPPYCALGEIYLKEKKLKIAKKYFKKCMEIDPASGLGIKAKLKLEEIDEQTP; encoded by the coding sequence ATGAGAAAGTCCACGGCCTTGGCACTCATCGTACTAACGTTATCGTCCTGTGCACCTTTTTCAGGAGGAGGACAGGGACAGACTAAAACAGCTCCCGTCCCCCAACAACCTCCCCCTCAGGCGTCAAAACCATCACCAAAGGAGAAAGCAGAAGGTTACTACCAGATAGGAATATCCTACCTACGTTTAGGCGAAATTCCTTTAGCCCTTAACTATCTCTTTAAAGCCAAAAAACTCTCCCCTCGCGACCCCAAGATATACAACGCAATCGGAGTAGCCTTCTTAAAACGGGGAGACCTCAGCAAAGCAGAGGAAAACTTTCTGAAAGCCATCAAACTGAAAAAGGACTTTTCTGAAAGTTACCTAAACCTTGGAATCGTTTACGAGGAAAGAGGAAACTACCAGAAGGCAAGAGAGTACTACAACAAGGCTCTCTCTAATCCCCTTTACCTAACTCCGGAAGTCGCTTACTACAGATTAGCCCTCCTTGACCTTAAAGAAGGTAGAAGGAAAGAGGCTAAAAAGAACTTGGTTAGAGCTCTCAGGAACAACCCCGACTACATACCGGCCTACTTAGAGCTTGCAAAACTCCTCACAGACGAAGGGAATACAGAAAGGGCAAAGGAAATCTACTTTAGACTTATAGGCCTTTACCCAAAGCTACAACCTCCCTACTGTGCCCTCGGTGAAATCTACCTTAAAGAGAAGAAGTTAAAGATTGCCAAGAAGTACTTTAAAAAGTGTATGGAGATAGACCCTGCCAGTGGCCTCGGAATAAAGGCAAAACTTAAGTTAGAGGAGATAGATGAGCAGACTCCTTGA
- the hpt gene encoding hypoxanthine phosphoribosyltransferase, translated as MTPKVLIPEEKIRQRVQELADEISEAFQNTPVTIISVLKGALVFTADLMRFLKSNVEVDFIRVKSYRGEKKEKLEATYKPELNLKGKNVLIVDDIFDTGESLQFVYREIAQHSPASIRTCVLLEKEVERKVDIKPDFVGFKIPNRFVVGYGLDINDMYRELPYIGYLDK; from the coding sequence GTGACTCCAAAGGTTTTGATACCGGAAGAGAAGATAAGGCAGAGAGTTCAGGAACTTGCTGATGAAATATCAGAAGCTTTCCAAAATACTCCCGTAACAATTATATCGGTTTTAAAGGGAGCTCTCGTCTTTACGGCAGACCTTATGAGGTTTCTGAAAAGTAACGTTGAGGTTGACTTTATAAGGGTTAAGAGCTACAGGGGAGAGAAAAAGGAAAAGCTTGAAGCCACATACAAACCGGAGCTAAACCTCAAAGGGAAGAACGTTCTAATAGTTGACGACATCTTTGACACTGGTGAGAGCCTCCAGTTCGTCTACAGAGAAATCGCCCAACACTCTCCGGCCAGCATAAGGACCTGCGTCCTCCTTGAAAAGGAAGTAGAGAGGAAAGTTGACATAAAACCCGACTTTGTCGGATTTAAGATTCCCAACCGCTTTGTTGTAGGTTACGGACTTGACATCAACGATATGTACAGGGAGCTCCCATACATTGGATACCTTGATAAATAA
- the ftsH gene encoding ATP-dependent zinc metalloprotease FtsH, with the protein MEKMKEVGKSLALWLAIALLVILAFNFFNSEQLKNHAEPFSTFVQQVEKGEIKKVIIQGQKVIGITVDNKPFETYMPPGYNDIIKKMTEKGVEIEVRPEEGSPWYITVLVSWLPMIFLILLWLSMMRQMSAGSNKALSFARSRAKVFIDNKPKVTFKDVAGIDEVKEEVAEIVDFLKNPKKYQQLGGRIPKGILLAGAPGTGKTLLAKAIAGEANVPFLSVSGSEFVEMFVGVGASRVRDLFEQAKKHAPCIVFIDEIDAVGRKRGAGFTGGHDEREQTLNQLLVEMDGFESSEGIIVIAATNRPDILDPALLRPGRFDRQIYVPLPDVKGRLEILKIHTKDKPLADDVDLEVIARSTPGFSGADLANIVNEAALIAARKNHGKITMEDFEEAKDKVTMGIERKSMVLSEQEKVTTAYHEAGHTLVAKLLPNADKVHKVTIIPRGKALGITQQLPEEDRYTYTKEYLLDRLCVLFGGRVAEELALGTISTGAGNDIERATEIARKMVAEWGMSEKIGPIAVKLREEFGEPSELVSEEMKRLIDKEVKRIIKETYERTKELIANNMDKLENLAKALLERETLVGEEIDLAMKGELPSSDTDSKTPPTSGGKKEEEKKSKEKEERIEGFGLNPQLEA; encoded by the coding sequence ATGGAAAAAATGAAAGAAGTTGGAAAAAGCTTAGCCCTCTGGCTGGCAATAGCTCTCCTTGTTATCTTAGCATTCAACTTCTTTAATTCAGAACAGCTCAAAAACCACGCAGAACCCTTCTCAACCTTCGTTCAGCAGGTAGAAAAAGGGGAGATAAAGAAAGTAATCATTCAGGGACAGAAGGTTATCGGCATAACTGTAGACAACAAGCCTTTTGAAACCTACATGCCTCCGGGATACAACGACATAATCAAGAAGATGACTGAAAAGGGCGTTGAAATTGAGGTTAGGCCAGAGGAGGGAAGTCCGTGGTACATAACTGTCCTCGTCTCTTGGCTTCCGATGATATTCCTGATACTCCTCTGGCTAAGCATGATGAGACAGATGAGCGCCGGTAGCAACAAGGCACTCTCCTTCGCAAGGAGCCGCGCTAAAGTGTTCATAGACAACAAGCCCAAGGTTACATTTAAGGACGTTGCTGGAATAGATGAGGTAAAGGAAGAGGTTGCAGAGATTGTTGACTTCCTGAAAAATCCCAAAAAGTACCAGCAACTCGGGGGAAGGATTCCAAAGGGAATACTCTTAGCCGGAGCTCCGGGAACGGGTAAAACCCTCCTTGCAAAAGCAATAGCCGGAGAGGCAAACGTTCCCTTCCTCTCTGTCAGCGGTTCAGAGTTTGTTGAAATGTTTGTAGGTGTTGGAGCATCAAGGGTTAGAGACCTCTTTGAGCAGGCAAAGAAACACGCTCCCTGTATCGTCTTCATTGACGAGATAGACGCCGTTGGAAGGAAAAGGGGAGCAGGTTTCACCGGCGGTCACGATGAGAGGGAGCAGACCCTCAACCAGCTCCTCGTAGAAATGGATGGATTTGAGAGCTCCGAAGGAATAATCGTCATAGCGGCGACAAACCGCCCGGACATCCTTGATCCGGCACTACTAAGACCCGGTAGATTTGATAGACAGATATACGTTCCACTCCCCGACGTCAAAGGAAGGCTTGAGATTCTCAAGATACACACGAAAGACAAGCCCCTTGCAGACGACGTTGACCTTGAGGTAATCGCCCGCTCCACTCCCGGATTCTCAGGAGCAGACCTTGCAAACATAGTAAACGAGGCTGCACTCATAGCTGCAAGGAAGAACCACGGAAAGATAACGATGGAGGACTTTGAAGAGGCAAAGGACAAGGTTACAATGGGCATTGAAAGAAAGAGTATGGTACTTTCTGAGCAGGAAAAAGTAACAACGGCCTACCACGAAGCCGGCCATACCCTCGTTGCCAAACTCCTCCCCAATGCCGACAAGGTTCACAAGGTTACAATTATCCCCCGCGGAAAGGCATTAGGAATAACTCAGCAACTACCGGAAGAAGATAGGTATACCTACACGAAGGAGTATCTCCTCGATAGGCTCTGCGTCCTCTTCGGCGGAAGGGTTGCAGAGGAGCTGGCCCTTGGGACTATATCCACCGGCGCAGGTAACGATATAGAAAGAGCAACCGAAATTGCCCGTAAGATGGTAGCCGAGTGGGGAATGAGCGAGAAAATAGGCCCCATTGCCGTGAAGCTCCGGGAAGAGTTCGGAGAGCCTTCAGAGCTCGTTAGCGAAGAGATGAAGAGGCTCATAGACAAGGAAGTTAAGAGAATCATCAAGGAGACCTACGAAAGGACAAAGGAACTCATAGCAAACAACATGGATAAGCTGGAAAACTTGGCCAAAGCCCTCCTTGAAAGGGAAACCTTAGTGGGAGAGGAAATTGACTTAGCGATGAAAGGAGAACTTCCTTCTTCCGACACCGACTCAAAAACTCCTCCAACCTCCGGAGGAAAGAAGGAAGAAGAGAAGAAGAGTAAAGAAAAAGAAGAAAGAATAGAAGGTTTCGGACTCAATCCACAGCTGGAGGCTTAA
- a CDS encoding YgaP family membrane protein, producing MPIYRAKTDSWYVERITSLLAGIFVFGSVVLGLTVSKYFLYFTAFVGFMLMFYAITGLCPSSILLHKLGVPSLLEKYCKEERN from the coding sequence ATGCCAATCTACAGGGCGAAAACCGATAGCTGGTACGTGGAAAGAATAACTTCTCTTCTTGCAGGAATTTTTGTTTTTGGCAGCGTTGTTTTAGGACTTACAGTCAGTAAGTACTTCCTTTACTTTACAGCCTTCGTAGGATTTATGCTAATGTTCTACGCAATCACAGGACTATGTCCATCATCAATCCTTCTTCACAAGTTAGGAGTGCCTTCCCTACTTGAGAAGTACTGCAAAGAAGAGAGGAATTGA
- the folE gene encoding GTP cyclohydrolase I FolE, which yields MAFDRERIERAVREILIAIGEDPEREGLKDTPKRVAKMYEEILAGYHDSPDNHLVLFSEKYDEMIIVKDIPIYSLCEHHMLPFFGKAHVAYIPGDNKVTGLSKLARIVDVYSKRLQLQERMTEQIADAIMEKLKAKGVMVIIEAQHLCMIMRGVKKPGSYTVTSAVKGVMRNEPTRMEALFLIKGR from the coding sequence GTGGCTTTTGACAGGGAAAGGATTGAAAGGGCCGTAAGGGAGATACTCATAGCCATAGGAGAAGACCCAGAAAGAGAAGGTCTAAAGGATACTCCCAAGCGCGTAGCAAAAATGTACGAGGAAATCCTTGCCGGCTACCACGACTCACCGGACAACCACTTGGTTCTTTTTTCAGAGAAGTACGACGAGATGATAATTGTTAAGGACATCCCTATATACTCCCTCTGTGAACATCACATGCTACCCTTCTTTGGAAAAGCCCACGTGGCCTACATACCGGGAGACAACAAGGTAACAGGCCTTTCTAAGCTTGCAAGGATTGTTGACGTCTACTCAAAGAGGCTTCAGCTTCAGGAGAGGATGACGGAACAGATAGCCGACGCCATAATGGAGAAGCTCAAGGCCAAGGGCGTAATGGTAATCATTGAGGCACAACACCTATGTATGATAATGAGAGGCGTTAAAAAGCCCGGCTCTTACACAGTAACAAGTGCAGTGAAAGGAGTTATGAGGAATGAGCCCACAAGGATGGAAGCTCTATTCCTCATAAAGGGGAGGTAA
- the tilS gene encoding tRNA lysidine(34) synthetase TilS → MLKEKVLKTIKKFQLIPKGSKVLVALSGGPDSVTLLHVLLSLKEELQIEVFAAHLNHMLRGEESERDERFVKELCKKWNVPLLTGRVNVKEISKGRNVEAVARDVRYKFLNEKLKEIDGNLIATGHTASDLLETVLLNLAKGAGVKGLRGFLPKRDRIVRPLFEVTREEVEAYVKEKGLPFVVDSSNLSTEYERNLLRLKVVPVLKEINPSVETAVLRTTEILRDVEEFLELSVEPLLREFLKDGKFCIPLTEFKKLHDALKKELITRAYRALTGESLSYENVSSVISLLRKEGYKEVELSKGFIAYRDQRELCIQRKEEGDVKPFYFEVRELPAKVDTPVGTLFFEKDRGKPVVSYEEFKEKGIIIRSRKPGDRLIFRRFSKPLKKFLIEKKVPAKERDKLPIVISGDRIIWIPGLYRAYINDTHVSYVGVRFEKSDSKGFDTGREDKAESSGTC, encoded by the coding sequence ATGCTAAAAGAAAAAGTCCTCAAAACTATAAAAAAATTTCAGCTAATTCCAAAAGGTTCAAAAGTTCTCGTTGCCCTTTCCGGAGGTCCAGACTCGGTAACTCTCCTCCACGTCCTCCTCTCTCTAAAAGAAGAACTACAGATAGAGGTTTTCGCTGCCCACCTTAACCACATGCTAAGGGGTGAAGAGTCAGAAAGGGATGAGAGGTTTGTTAAGGAGCTCTGTAAAAAGTGGAACGTCCCCCTCCTTACAGGGAGGGTAAACGTAAAGGAAATTTCAAAGGGAAGAAACGTTGAAGCCGTTGCAAGGGATGTAAGGTATAAGTTCCTGAATGAAAAACTAAAGGAAATAGACGGAAACCTCATAGCCACAGGCCACACAGCATCAGACCTTTTAGAAACAGTCCTCCTCAACTTAGCTAAAGGTGCAGGAGTAAAGGGCTTAAGAGGTTTTCTACCAAAAAGGGACAGAATAGTTCGCCCCCTCTTTGAAGTAACAAGGGAAGAGGTTGAAGCTTACGTAAAGGAAAAGGGGTTACCCTTTGTCGTTGACAGCTCCAACCTTTCTACAGAGTACGAGAGAAACCTCTTAAGGCTAAAGGTTGTTCCTGTCCTAAAGGAGATAAACCCGTCAGTAGAAACGGCAGTTCTGAGAACTACGGAAATCCTCAGGGATGTGGAGGAGTTTTTAGAGCTCTCCGTAGAACCTCTCCTAAGGGAGTTCTTAAAGGACGGGAAATTCTGCATCCCGTTAACCGAGTTCAAAAAGCTTCACGATGCCCTTAAGAAGGAGTTAATCACAAGGGCTTATAGAGCTCTTACGGGAGAATCCCTATCCTACGAGAACGTTTCATCTGTAATCTCCCTCCTAAGGAAGGAAGGTTACAAAGAGGTAGAACTTAGCAAGGGTTTTATCGCCTACCGCGACCAGAGGGAGCTCTGCATACAGAGAAAAGAGGAAGGAGATGTTAAACCCTTTTATTTTGAAGTCAGGGAGCTCCCTGCAAAAGTGGACACTCCTGTCGGAACCCTTTTCTTTGAGAAAGACAGAGGGAAACCTGTAGTTTCCTACGAGGAGTTCAAGGAAAAAGGTATAATTATCAGAAGTCGCAAGCCGGGGGACAGACTTATTTTCCGCAGGTTCTCCAAACCACTAAAAAAGTTCCTGATAGAGAAGAAAGTACCAGCTAAAGAAAGGGACAAATTACCCATCGTCATTTCGGGGGACAGGATTATCTGGATTCCCGGCCTTTACAGAGCATATATTAATGATACCCACGTAAGCTACGTCGGCGTGAGGTTTGAAAAAAGTGACTCCAAAGGTTTTGATACCGGAAGAGAAGATAAGGCAGAGAGTTCAGGAACTTGCTGA